CTAGTTAATTTACCATTTATATCCATGGAAAATAAACTTGAAGAATTTTCCTCTGTACCTATGAAATATATTTTTTCATCCTTTATCCCAAGGTTTTTTCCAGATAAATATCTACAATCACTTCCCACTGAATTTCCTATGGAAAGATCCATATTAGAGATTTTTCTTATTTCTTCATTGGAATATAAATAAAATTCAGGATTCTCATTTAATCCATAGTTTTCCATTGTGGTTCCAAGAAATATAATCTTTTCATTTAACATCATTACATCTTTTATATTAAATTTTTTATCCCCTATTAAAGTTTTATTTTCTCCACTTGTCAAATCATAAACCTTTAATTCATTATACACATCCATTTTATCCCTATAGGTTTTAGAAATATAATAAACCTTTTCCCCTATAACCCTAAATTTTTCCACTTTTTCAAATTTATTACTAATTCTATCTAAACTTTTTTCAATCTTATTATAAATATATAGTCCATCCCTTTGTTTATTCATAATCCCCTTCCCATTGGCCCAAAAAGGTATCTCATCAAAAGTTTCTACATCTTCATCTACTATTCTTTTCTTATCTCCTAATATTAAAAATTTTCCTGAGGATATTTTTTCTATTTTGCTTATTTTATCCAAAGGAACTTTATAGCTTTCTATTATCTCTTGAGAGTATATTTGAAGTTTAAATATTTCAGTTTCTCCATCTGTACTCTCTTTAAAATAAAGTAATTTTCCCTCCTCTATCCAGGTATAATATTTTATATTCTCACTTAAAACTCGTTTATATTCTTTTTTTTCTCTATTATATAGATATAAATTATTTATATATTTATTTTCTTTTAAGTCTATATTTGACTTTAAAAATCCTAAATACATACCACATGGTGAACCTTTTAAATTACTTAAAAAACTATATTTCCCAATATCTTCCAAATGTATTTTTTCCATTAGAATCACCTCTTAATTTATTTTACTCTCTAATAATATTTTAGTTCCCTATTAATTTTTAAAGCAACTTATTTTTCTTTGTATACAGTATCCATTTCCGAACATTATTTTCATATTCAAATTGATAAATTTATTTTATTATTGAAAAAACTCAAAAAATTTGTTTTACTATTTAAGTATGAAGTACCAAAATTTAACACCTTGGAATTTTGTTGTACTAATTGAATTCGTTTTTAAAATCTTTTATATAAAGGAGTGTTAATTTATGAAACTATCTAGTTATCTTTCACCTGATTTAATTGTTACAAATCTTGATGGAAGTAATATGGAGGAACTTATTTCAAATTTTATTGAAACAGTTTCCAAAAGAGATAAGAATATTTTCAAAGAGAAAAAAGATCTCGTAAAAGAAATTATTCTTGAAAGAGAAAGGGAAGCCTCTACCTATGTGGGATATGGTATAGCTGTTCCCCATGGAAGAATCAATCACTTTGATGATTTAGTTATTGGAATTGGAATTTTAAAAAATCCTTTACCTGTTTTGTTCCAAGGAAAGGAAGAAAAATTAAACTTAATTATCTTAGTAGCTGGAGATCTTTTAAAAAGTAAATCCATTCTTAAAATTATGTCTGGTATTTCCTCTCTAGCTTTAAAGCACAAGGAAGCCCTTGATAAAATTTTAAAAAGTAAAAATCCCGAAGAAATTATTGAAATTTTTAGAGAATATAATATTGAAATTGACCATGATATTATTGCTGAAGATTTAATAAATAGCACTTTAGTTCCCGCTAGGGATAATAATACTCTAGAGGATATTGCTAGAAGACTTATTTCTGAAAATATAAGTGGATTACCTGTTGTGGATGGATATAATAATTTTTTAGGAGAAATCACAGAGCGAGAACTTATCGCCTTTGGAATGCCTAAATACACATCTATTTTAGACGATTTAAGTTTTTTAACAGTGGGAGAACCCTTTGAAAATTATTTAACTAAGGAAAATATTACACCTATTAAGGATCTTTATAGAACAGAAAATATTGTAACCTTAGATAGGGAAGCTCCTATTATGGAAATAGCTTATATTTTCATGAGTAAAAAGGTTACAAGGATTTATGTGGTAGATAAAGGAAAATATTCTGGAGTTATACTCAGATCTGATATTATTAAAAAAATTCTACACATATAAATTTGGAGGTTTAATATGCTATCACTTATTGTTGGATTAATTATATTTATTGCTGTTTTCTATTCTATTATTACAGAGAAAGTTCCTGGACCTTGGGCTACTATGATTGGTGGACTTGCCATGGCTATGGTTGGTATCCTAGATGAGAAAAGTGCTCTTGAGGCTATTTCAGGTAGATTAGAAATTTTATTTTTACTTATTGGTATGATGATTATAGTTCACCTTATTTCAGAAACTGGTATTTTCCAATGGTTTGCTATTTCCCTAGCAAAATTAGTTAGAGGAGAACCATTTATGTTAATCGCTTTACTATCTATAGTAACAGCTGTTTGTTCAGCATTTTTAGATAATGTTACAACTATTTTACTAATGGCCCCTGTTTCTATTTTATTAGCTGGAGAGTTAAAATTAAATCCATTTCCCTTTGTTATAACAGAAATTATGGCTGCAAATATTGGTGGAACTGCCACTTTAATAGGAGACCCTACTCAGTTAATTATAGGTCATGAAGGTCATTTAACATTTAATGAATTTCTATTTAATACTTCCCCTGTGGCTATTTTATCTATGGTTG
The DNA window shown above is from Cetobacterium ceti and carries:
- a CDS encoding PTS sugar transporter subunit IIA, producing MKLSSYLSPDLIVTNLDGSNMEELISNFIETVSKRDKNIFKEKKDLVKEIILEREREASTYVGYGIAVPHGRINHFDDLVIGIGILKNPLPVLFQGKEEKLNLIILVAGDLLKSKSILKIMSGISSLALKHKEALDKILKSKNPEEIIEIFREYNIEIDHDIIAEDLINSTLVPARDNNTLEDIARRLISENISGLPVVDGYNNFLGEITERELIAFGMPKYTSILDDLSFLTVGEPFENYLTKENITPIKDLYRTENIVTLDREAPIMEIAYIFMSKKVTRIYVVDKGKYSGVILRSDIIKKILHI
- a CDS encoding alpha/beta hydrolase family protein — protein: MEKIHLEDIGKYSFLSNLKGSPCGMYLGFLKSNIDLKENKYINNLYLYNREKKEYKRVLSENIKYYTWIEEGKLLYFKESTDGETEIFKLQIYSQEIIESYKVPLDKISKIEKISSGKFLILGDKKRIVDEDVETFDEIPFWANGKGIMNKQRDGLYIYNKIEKSLDRISNKFEKVEKFRVIGEKVYYISKTYRDKMDVYNELKVYDLTSGENKTLIGDKKFNIKDVMMLNEKIIFLGTTMENYGLNENPEFYLYSNEEIRKISNMDLSIGNSVGSDCRYLSGKNLGIKDEKIYFIGTEENSSSLFSMDINGKLTREEKIEGSLDEIEVMEKDIYGVVMEDRALEDIFLLNNKKEKITNFNGEYNKKVSQLESLIFINDHMEFEGFVLKPKEIIPGEKYPGVLMIHGGPKGVYGRNFYHEMEVLASEGYFVFYTNPRGSDGRGNEFADIRGKYGTVDYEDLMAFYKIVLEKYPEIDKSRVGVSGGSYGGFMVNWIIGHSDVFACGVSQRSISNWISKFLTTDIGYYHNSQQIMGTPWENSEVLWEKSPLKYANRVKTPTLFIHSDEDYRCWMSEGIQMFTALKYHGIDSKLCLFKGANHDLSRSGKPSKRIKRMEEILHWLKKYLKK